The following nucleotide sequence is from Catillopecten margaritatus gill symbiont.
CATTATTTTCCAACTGTTCTAACGCATTGCGAACAGATGCAAGGGCAGATTCTAAGGCAACAATATGGCGTTTTCTTGCCAACAAAACCCCTTCATTTGTATCACTCAATCCTGCAATATCGGACAATACTTGCCTTAATAAATCCATACCTTCTGATTTTTTAGCGCAGAGTGATAATTTTATTTGCCCATCAACACGCTCCACGCCCACCGTATCATTGGTCAAATCCACTTTATTTTTAATCAATACAATCGGTTTGTCATCCACGCCCTCAGGCAAGATCGACAAATCTGGGTTTTTATCTTGCGCATCAAACACCAGTAACACCGCATCAGCTCGTTCAATTTCACTGCGGGCACGCTTGATACCCTCTTGTTCCACTTTGTCGGTGCTTATATGCAAACCAGCGGTGTCAATGATATTGAGTGGCATTCCATTAATATGTATGGTTTCCTTCAAAACATCGCGTGTTGTCCCTGCAATATCGGTTACAATCGCACTGGATTCTTGCGTTAGGGCGTTTAATAGCGACGATTTACCTGCATTTGGTTTGCCAGCAATGGCAACGGTCAACCCCTCACGCAAAATTGCCCCTTGTTGTGCCGATGTTAAAATGCCTTGGATGTCGCCTTTAATTTTTTCAATTTTCTCCTTGACTTCGCCCGAGGCTAAAAAATCAATTTCTTCATCAGAAAAATCAATCGTCGCTTCCACAAACACTCGCAACTCAATCAACGCCTGCGTCAACGCATTCACCTGCTCGGAAAACTCACCCGACAACGAACGCAACGCCGAACGCGCCGATTGTTTCGAACTGGCATCAATAATATCTGCCACTGCCTCAGCTTGAACCAAATCCATTTTTCCATTCAAAAAAGCGCGTTTTGAAAACTCACCTGGCTCGGCTGCAATCGCCCCTAACGACATCGCTGTGTCCAACAACGAACGCATGACCAACAACCCACCGTGCCCCTGTAATTCCAACACATCTTCGCCCGTGAAAGAGTGTGGCTTGGGAAAAAATAATGCCACACCTTTGTCAATTTCTTCACCTTTTTCGTCAAAAAACGACCCATAATGAGCATAACGCGCCTTGGGCAATTTCCCCAATATTTTCTCAGCAATCGCAATCACACCCTCGCCCGACACCCGCACCACACCGATACCGCCTTGCCCCAAAGCACTTGCCAATGCACAAATTGTTGTCGCACTATTCATTAAAATACGCTCTTAAATATTCATCAAATGATATATTGTCCGCTTGTTCAATGGCTAATTGCTCATCGCAAGATTTTTTCGCCTGCTGGTTCAAATACGCAAAATGTGCCTCATCAATTTCCTTTGTCAACGCCTCCTTTTGATACTGTTTTGCCAACGCATCGGTGTAGTCAAAAAACCCTTGATTTTTCGCCTGCATTTCTTGCAAAATAATGGCGGATGGCGTCAGTGCTGTGTCTTCAATGCGTTTGCCAATTTCAATAACTGCCTGTTGATATTCTTCGCCCAACAATTCCGCACATAATAAAATTTTACCTATTGCCGTTTTGCCCAATGTCTGCAACGGCACGCTTTGCCCTTGATGTGTTAGCGACAAATTCGGCGTTCGTCCTTTGTGTGCGACTAATTTGTCATTACTATCAATCTCAAATTGCTCACGACTGGAAATTACTGGCGATTCTTCCAATAAACAAAACAGCAAAAATACCTCCAAGAACAGCACCTGAGTTTTATCAATCCCTAGCGCTAAATTTGGATTAATATCCAATGAACGCAATTCAATATAATGCACTCCATTCTCGCCCAAAGCATCCAGTGGTTTTTTATCCGAAGTTACATTTGGCTTCGG
It contains:
- the mnmE gene encoding tRNA modification GTPase MnmE, producing MNSATTICALASALGQGGIGVVRVSGEGVIAIAEKILGKLPKARYAHYGSFFDEKGEEIDKGVALFFPKPHSFTGEDVLELQGHGGLLVMRSLLDTAMSLGAIAAEPGEFSKRAFLNGKMDLVQAEAVADIIDASSKQSARSALRSLSGEFSEQVNALTQALIELRVFVEATIDFSDEEIDFLASGEVKEKIEKIKGDIQGILTSAQQGAILREGLTVAIAGKPNAGKSSLLNALTQESSAIVTDIAGTTRDVLKETIHINGMPLNIIDTAGLHISTDKVEQEGIKRARSEIERADAVLLVFDAQDKNPDLSILPEGVDDKPIVLIKNKVDLTNDTVGVERVDGQIKLSLCAKKSEGMDLLRQVLSDIAGLSDTNEGVLLARKRHIVALESALASVRNALEQLENNASELLAQDLYHAAQNMGSITGEFSSDDLLGEIFSSFCIGK